In a single window of the Raphanus sativus cultivar WK10039 chromosome 9, ASM80110v3, whole genome shotgun sequence genome:
- the LOC108827446 gene encoding UDP-glycosyltransferase 74F2: protein MENKRGHVLAVPYPAQGHITPIRQFCKRLISKGLKTTLTLTTFIFNSIKPDPSGPVSIATISDGYDDHGFDPSGSIHDYLQNFKTFGSKTIADIIRKHQTSDNPITCIVYDAFMPWALDVAREFGLAAAPFFTQSCAVNYVYYLSYINQGISKLPIKDLPFLEFQDLPSFLSVYGSYPAYFEMVLQQFTNFEKADFVLVNTFQELELHEKELLSKVCPVLTIGPTIPSMYLDQRIKSDTDYDLNLFDSKDTAFCTTWLNTKPQGSVVYVAFGSIAKLNNVQMEELALAVSNFSFLWVVRDSEEAKLPSGFLETLDKDKCLVLKWSPQLDVLSNKAIGCFLTHCGWNSTMEALTFGVPMVAMPQWTDQPMDAKYIQDVWKAGVRVKIDNESGIAKREEIESSIREVMEGEKSKEMKENAKKWRDLAVKSLSEGGSTDVNIDTFVTTVQNK, encoded by the exons atggagaataAGAGAGGACATGTATTGGCGGTGCCATATCCAGCCCAAGGACACATCACACCAATCCGCCAATTCTGTAAACGACTCATCtctaaaggtcttaaaaccaCTCTCACTCTCACCACTTTCATTTTCAACTCCATCAAACCTGACCCATCTGGTCCAGTCTCCATAGCCACCATCTCTGACGGCTACGACGATCACGGCTTCGACCCATCTGGCTCGATCCATGACTACCTCCAAAACTTCAAAACCTTCGGCTCCAAAACGATTGCAGATATCATCCGCAAACACCAGACAAGTGATAACCCCATCACTTGTATCGTCTATGATGCTTTCATGCCTTGGGCACTCGACGTTGCACGAGAGTTTGGTTTAGCTGCGGCTCCTTTCTTTACGCAGTCTTGTGCTGTTAACTACGTTTACTATCTTTCTTACATAAACCAGGGTATCTCGAAGCTTCCCATTAAAGATTTGCCTTTTCTTGAGTTCCAAGATTTGCCTTCTTTTCTATCTGTTTATGGATCTTACCCTGCTTACTTTGAGATGGTGCTCCAACAGTTTACAAACTTTGAGAAAGCAGATTTTGTACTCGTGAATACCTTTCAAGAGTTGGAGCTTCAT GAGAAGGAGTTGTTGTCAAAAGTTTGTCCTGTTTTGACAATTGGTCCGACTATTCCATCGATGTACTTAGACCAAAGGATCAAATCAGACACAGACTACGATCTGAATCTCTTTGATTCCAAAGACACTGCCTTCTGCACTACCTGGCTCAACACAAAGCCACAAGGGTCTGTGGTGTATGTAGCATTCGGGAGCATTGCTAAGCTGAACAATGTGCAGATGGAGGAACTTGCTTTAGCAGTAAGCAACTTCAGCTTCCTGTGGGTTGTCAGAGATTCAGAGGAGGCAAAACTGCCATCAGGGTTTCTTGAGACACTCGATAAAGACAAGTGCTTGGTCTTGAAATGGAGTCCTCAGCTTGACGTTCTATCAAACAAAGCCATTGGTTGTTTCTTGACTCATTGTGGCTGGAACTCAACTATGGAGGCATTAACCTTCGGGGTTCCCATGGTGGCTATGCCTCAATGGACCGATCAACCTATGGACGCAAAGTACATACAAGATGTGTGGAAGGCTGGAGTCCGTGTGAAGATAGACAATGAGAGCGGGATTGCCAAGAGAGAGGAGATTGAGTCTAGCATTAGGGAAGTGATGGAAGGAGAGAAGAGCAAAGAGATGAAGGAGAATGCAAAGAAATGGAGAGACTTGGCTGTCAAGTCACTCAGTGAAGGAGGCTCTACAGATGTTAACATCGACACATTTGTAACAACAGTCCAgaacaaataa